A region of Patescibacteria group bacterium DNA encodes the following proteins:
- a CDS encoding DUF3467 domain-containing protein, protein MIDNKSGQTQIQIRASDEVLRGLYANAMQVVHTKEEFIIDFLNLYPHQGLGVVNARVLTSPGHAKRIVAALADNIKKYEAQFGAIEAAQEPAEGKEMGFKA, encoded by the coding sequence ATGATTGATAATAAATCGGGACAAACACAGATTCAAATTCGTGCGTCAGACGAGGTGTTGCGAGGCTTGTACGCCAACGCGATGCAGGTGGTGCATACTAAAGAAGAGTTCATAATTGATTTTCTTAATCTCTATCCGCACCAAGGGCTTGGAGTAGTGAATGCGCGGGTGTTGACCTCGCCGGGGCATGCGAAAAGGATTGTGGCCGCGCTCGCGGACAATATTAAGAAATATGAAGCGCAATTCGGCGCGATAGAGGCGGCGCAAGAGCCTGCGGAGGGCAAGGAGATGGGATTTAAGGCATAA